Within the Kwoniella dejecticola CBS 10117 chromosome 5, complete sequence genome, the region TGTCCCTTCTTTCGCATTCACCCATGGCCCCGTCAAGGCTTTTTCCATCTTATCGATTGTCTCCTCCAAAACCCATTGACGGAGTACGAATCTCGGATTCACCGCTTTCATCACTTTTTCCCTTGTAACTTCCCAATTCGCCGATCCCTCAGAGCCGGCGGCGTAGGCTGATTGTTCCTCAGTGACGGATGCTCGCTCTGCGTAAACCTTGAACCAAGCTTTAAAatcttcttccgctctaTTGAGGAGATCATCCGATTTAGAAGTCGTAGTCTGATCTGGGAAATCCGAGACGAATGTATCCAAATACTCTGTATCGGATGACTTGGAAGGGCTGAAGGATGAGAGGAGCCTGAAAGAAGTGTGAAAGTCGATTTTATGTGTTTGGAGTAGTTTCAAGTAATCGATAAAGATATCTCGGTCGTCGGAATCTCGATATGTCTTTAAGCCGAATCGCTATCACAGGTATTTCAGTCAactcagaagaaggaggcCGGCAGTTAAATCAGACAGGAGGAGCTTCGCGCTCAGAACATACCTTCATCCAGCCATTCTTCTCTACTTCTCGCTCAACATCCCAGAACCGGTCTTCGAACCCTTCCATCACCTGTTTGCCCTTcgcttcccattctttcctGTTTTCTGGGCTGAGTCCCTCGCTGTACCCTACAGAAGGCAATTTGGAATGTATGGCCTCGTACCCTAGGATGGGTGAAAGACAGTTGACCAGCTTGTccaaggcgaagaggacCCGAGAAGGCTGGCTCCGATAATTATACAATCCTGAGGGATCAGAGTGGTCTAGGATTTCACATCAACAGGATCAGCTTACACGGTATCTACGGTATCGTCTCACAGGACCTTGTGCAGGTGTAGCCGGATGAAATTGGGACTTACTGCATATATGCTTATCGTCATATACATCCATGAACGCATACGGCCCATAATCAATGGTGACTCCCGTCAGGGAGATATTATCTGTATTGAGCACACCGTGCATCCAGCCGTATACCTGATCCCAGTATCGATCAGCGCCAGCCTATCGGTAAAGGCGTTCGAAGGGTCAGTGCAAAGGGAATcctgactcacctgccaCTTGGCTACAGTCTCcgcattcttcttgatgacctCTTCCAACCATTCCTTGATTGGATTACTCTGCATTCCCATTATATCATCTTTCATCCAATTTGTCAATTTCAATAAACCCTCTaaattcccttcttcgttctctgAGCCGTCGGATTGGTCATCTAACCACCCTCTTCCACCTAAGAAGATCTGCCGCGCGCCTTGATCCGCCTTTGACGGATTCAGAGCCTGGAAGTGGCCTATCCTGATGAAGCTCGGGCTGACTCTGCACAATAATGAGGATGGTTCTGGTCCGTTCTCTCGGATCACAGGCAATTCAGGAAAAGGCGTTGTCAGCAGCGCCAGGGACCGGGTTGTCGGTATGTCTAATGCTGCTATGGCTGCATCGATGGTTAGTGTAAGCTTCCCCACAGATCGTTCATACCCAAGGCATGGATATGACATTggtgagaaaggaggaatgAGTCTCCCTGAGAGAGATAGTTGCGCACCTTCACAGCCCAAGAACTCCCTAACACCACTACGCAAAACTGCTAACCCATCTGCAGTCCTGGAGAAGGGTGTTCGCCCAGCACCCTTCAACTGCAATTCCTGtcatccgccttcttcaCTCTGCGTCTCAAGGATCGATATCGCTCTCCCATCACCTAGCTGACCCGCCCAAGAACCAAACTGATGTCCGCAATACCTAGTTGACCAGGGCCCGTATCCACCGTACCCTCCGGACCCTTCTGGTTTATCCGGTTGTCCGCTTTCCGTATTTTCAGACTGTAAAACTTTCCTTCCCGACAATATGTCTACCAAGGCATTACGCACAAGCGCAGCAGGCGTAGCatcaggagaaggagatgccCCTCGATTACATATCGTCGGCGCATCGCCCACTGTTAAATGAGGCAAGGCGTCTTTTAACGTCGAAGTGGATATGCCCAGTAAGATTGGATTCAACTTCATTCGATGCTCCGAGCTATACGTATTCAGATCATTCGGCCGTCCCTCGTCCGCATCGTGCGGTATACCGGTATGTTCGACTTTGGTTGGATTCCACCGAGCTAAGACGTCTTCAACGCTGATTTGTTCCCCCTTATCTACGTCTACTCCCATCGATAGAGCCTCTTCTTTGGTTATGCGCAATGGCCAAGAAGCCCACAGGGGATTGACCCGCGCCCATATACCGTCAGTACTAGTTTTGAAGGTTGTGGCTCGTCTCTGGGCGGATGGCTTGTCTTCGAGGGGCAATTGAGAGAGGGTGTGGTGCAGAGTGGAGGGCGGGAGAGGTAGTCTGTGAATGGGGAGTTTTTGGGATGACATTTTGGGCAAGGTGAAGCGCATGAGTGTGATGTCAAAGAGACCGCCGAGGTTTGAGAGAGGACTCTGGGCGGTAGAATATAGACGATGCAAATGATGATAAGCGAAATGTGAATACCCAGAGGGCTCATCGATAGATTTGAAGCGGCATGCCATCGCATAAAAGTCCAGTTTGGTAACAACATCGATGACGGATGACGGAGGAAGGGTGGCGAAATGAGGGGCCCCGATCAATTCCTCGGCGTCTTAAAATGCCACATCATGTCGTCGGAGTCGGATGCATCAGAAACCACTACACTCTACGCTACTTGATACACAATCTTGTAAGCTGAAATATGCCCATCCCTGTACTCCTGGAAACCCTTCTCAACACAATCCAATCCATTGTACAGCTTGGTATTGGATGGCGTGATCGAGCCTTCCTCCAACCATCGGGGTATCTTCGTGTTCAGCTCTTTCGCGAGATCgtggtcttcttggcatgCCTAATTGTCATTCAAACCGAAAACATATCGTCAGTCGACATGTTCGACTGGACGTAGACATGTTCCACCAATAAATTCTACATAAAATATGCAACAATTGACTTACGGGGTATTTGAAATCTTTGTACTGATGGTCCTTCAAGAAAGCAGTCCAAACTAACACGTCCGAAATCTTTGTGCCTCCAACAACCCCCTCTGTGTTCGCCGGGCCAGGTCTAACAGTGCATAGGTTTCCCTTTCCAGCCTCGAGACACTCCGAAGCTTGCTTAGAGGACTGCACAGTTCCGATGGTGTCGAAGGTGTATACCAAGTCGGAGTGTACagcagctgatctgatctggtcGACGACATTGGCTTCTTTGTAGTCAAAGACATGGTTGGCTCCGTAGGATTTTACCAAGTCGTGGTGTTTCGGACTGCACGTCGTGAATATTTGGAATCCGAACAGCTTGGCAAGCTGGATGGTGTATAACCCTACGCTTGCTACGGGATTGTAATTTGTTTCAGCTTCCGGCAATTACGAAAGCACGAGTATGACTGCTGTCGCCGCGAGATAGAAGCAAAGACAGTGTAAGAAGCAGATGAATCACCAGTAGGGGGCACGGCCTGATATGGGCCATAGCCTGATTGCTAGAAAGAGAGATTCGATGGAAAGACTCTGATAGTGTCAAAAGACAGACTCACAGGAGCCACCCCACACAAGGATCGATCTCTCGGAATCAACCTTCTTGGGGATTCCGAGGCTGTTCGAAGAGAACAAGGCGAGCCAAGCTGTAGTCAAGGCCAATGGGACGGTACTCGCGGATTCGCGAGAGATGAATCGAGGAACAATAAAAGCGATGTCCTCTTCGGCTAGACAATATTGACTGTATCCACCTTTACCCTCGATTTCACCTGTGACCATTCCCCCCATCCTCAGCTGTGTATCTGCGAAAGCGCTTATTTGGCGTGGACAAGAGTCAGCTTGGGCAGGATTGGACTCACCACCCCATACCAGAGCCGAGATGAGATCCCCTTTCTTGAATTTGCTTACTCCCTGGCCGAGTTCGACCACTTCTCCGACGAAATCGCAACCTAGAACACCGCCAGCGGGGAAAGCTCTACCGTCCAAAGACTGGACTGTGTTCACGCACACCATGAGTCACAACTCAACCATATCAAGGCGCCAACACGAGCTATATCACGGCAGTACAAAGTGTAACATCAGGGATACACTTACTATCGGTGGGATTCTGAGCTACATGAGAGATCTTGACCAAGACCTGTCGTTTGCCCGGGGTCTGGATAGGGATATCTTGTTTCACTAAAGACGGTGAATTGTCCGAATCATACTGAATCACGAGCGCGGTGTTCGTGTTCGCGTTCGCCATGTTAAACGATACTATCCTGTTCTGTACTGTTTTTTACTCTCCTGTTCGTTGGGATCGAATGCGTTGCAAATAGGTTGGTTGTTTAATACTGAGGAGACtgagatcaagttgaagaggatatcaTCGTGTGTGTGATCAGGCCCTTACAGATAGATGCCTTATATACTCGTCTGTGAGGTTAATGAAGGCGCACTCCCTCCACCACTATCACATAATGAGAAGCGTCGACCTCTACTTGCTTACCATACCCGCTTATCAATTATGTGTGTCTTTCAAGAAGCTTGGATGTGGAGGCAAGCCTGTATCCGCTTGTCTACATGACTCATGATGACGTCCAAGAAGCGAAACATCTCGGAGAACACGGATAAAACAGCACGATGAATTAGCGATGTTGCtaatgatgctgattgctgGTGAACTGTTGAATTTCATAAAATATCGCTTTGGTGCCTGATGTGACCTTTTACCTAAGGTATGATAAAATTGATTCCGCCCAAGCTTAAGCGATCTCGGCCGTAGATGATATTTTATTTTTGGATGGTCTGGAAAAAGTTGAATttgaagcaagaagaaacgaAATCTTATCAGATTAATCTTATccaaacaaaaacaaaaTTTATCACCATCACAGCTCACAGCTGATTAATCGCAAATCAACAACCACTGTCGTCCTGATATACTCTTATTGACCCCGAGGCTCAAGACCACTCTCCCAGCTCATCCAATAGAAATCGACCGGCAAATCCATCACGATGTCGTCTGTCCAAGTCACCCCTGAACAGCTCTCCGTCTTGAAAGCTACTTTACTCAACACATCAGGTCAAACACCGTTACATGAGCGATTCAGGAGTCTGTTCATGCTTAAAGCTGTTGGTGGGGATGAGGTTGTGGATATCATCgctgagggtgagtcggTCCCTCCTGTATAGTTCATCTGTGATCGCCGCACTCAAGATGCGACTATTGCACTTCGGTATTGTTGTCCTTCGTCTCCGTCTCTCTAGCTTATGCTGATCCGTATTTTACATCTTCGTTATTATTGGTTGATGTAGGTTTCAAGGACCCTTCCCCACTTCTCAAACACGAGCTAGCCTACGTCCTTGGCCAACTGTCCAACCTCCGAGCACTGCCCGTTCTTAATGCAGTATTAGACAACTCAGACGGACAACACTGTTCGATGGTTCGACACGAAGCCGCCGAAGCTCTCGGAGCATTATCTCAGTTGGAAAGTATACCTACCCTCAGCAAATATCTGGATGACCCGTCTAGGGAAGTAAGAGAGACGTGTGAGATCGCagtcaagaagatcgagttCGATAATTCCCCAGAAGGCAAAGCTAGGCAACTCAAGTGAGTAAAATCTGCTCGCGTCTCCGCTCTTTGTCTTTCCTATCATCTAATTCCCTTCACTGGTCTGTCATGCTCGGTACCCTCCTCATTATCGTCCGAACATCAGGCAGATGACCATACTGATCAACgttcttcccatttcctGATCTCAATTCGCTACAGCCCCGACTTCCCAACTATCGACCCGGCCCCCTCCGCTACGCCCATAGGAGACGTTTCCATCCCCTCACTTAGGACTGACCTGCTCAACACGTCTTTACCGCTCTTCGAGCGATACCGCGCAATGTTCGCCCTGAGGGATTTCGGCGCGAATAGTAAAGAGGCTGTGGAGGCTTTGGCGGATGGGTTCGGAGACGGATCAGCTTTGTTTAGGTGAGTCTAAGTCAATCAGGTGTTCCTGATTTCATTTTGTGTGAGGTGGTGTGATCGATCGAATGAATCTCATCTCAAGGGCTAATCAGCTGACGGGATATGTTTGTCTCTCACCAATTGGTAGACACGAAGTCGCATACATTTTCGGCCAATTATCATCCCCTTACTCGATCCCTTCACTGCTGAGCAGACTACGTGATCCGAAGGAGGACGATATGGTTCGACATGAGGCTGCTGAGGCTTTGGGCGGTATAGCTTCTGATGGAGTTGAGGTGGGTACGCGAGATACACGCGCCATCACCTCTCCCTTCTTGTACAATTCACCAGGTCCTCCAAAGATAAAAATGAATCACGGAAAATGTGAGAAACTGATTGATGTTATAATTCCCCTTTGTGTCACAGGGAGAGGATCAATCTAAATTACCAACAGATCAACAATTACCTGAAGGCGGAGTATTAGCAGTCTTGAGAGAATGGGCAGTTAAGCAAGATGCTCCGATAGTAGTTCGAGAGAGTTGTCAGGTCGCCATTGATATGTGGGAGGTGGGTCCCattttttcttcttctctttcgacctttctttctttctttcgttcttcttcagccgCCGATCACCCCGAAGCCCATCTAACGAATTGAAGCGTCCCTCTCACCATTCTCGCCGACACAGAGATGGATGCTGAAAAGCTTGGTCTAAGAAACGTAAAAAAGTTCGAGGGCTGACATGATCTTGGATAAAATATAGTACGAAAACTCCACAGATCAATTCAACCCACTCGATTCACTCACTGCTTCCGCCTCGCACGATAAAGTCAACTCGACAGGTATGGAAAGGTCCGCTCATGCTGCCGTGGCGGCTATGAGCAGTGCCAGCGTTAGTGCTTAGTCCCAAGTGTTGGATTATCAccttctctcatcctcgcATCGTATCTGCTTCCAGATGCCAGATGAACGGgaatggaggtggagagCAAAACGGGCCCTGTGTTAGTAGATCTGtaaagcatcagcatcagctcaaCAGGTCAGCGTAACCAGTGTAGATAAGTCACCTGAGTTGTATATACCCCGCATCATCCATTCGCATACCTATTTAGacacttcacttcactttcAATGCATTTCTCAATTGATGATCGACTATGATCTACTATCAAACCATGTACCGTCCATGAGTCGACATGTGACCTAGTTCATCACTGGTCGACGCCCAACGCGACTCCTCGCTCGTTTCTCGATCGTACGCTCATTGTTCATTTTTCGACGTAAATGCTAGACTAAACTGAATCAAAGTTCGAATCATAGCCTCAAACCCCCAGaccctcaatctccttgGCCAGAtctttcaacctcttctcccctttcgCAGATGCGAAAGAAATGATACTGGTCTTCGCTTCTTGTATTAGACCAACTTGTAGATTCCCAGCCAGGGGCGAGACGAGCTGTACATGGATCATCGTTGATTAGCCTGATCTTTCTTTTTACTTACAAAGACTCCACTTTCAGATTCATCACGATAACGAGGCCGATGCCCAAGATGAAAACAAAgaatgaaagtgaaagtgaaagtgaaagtaGACGCACAAGATTACCCAATGCCACTGAAGCTCTGTAAATAGTCTCCACGTCGTCCTTCTCATT harbors:
- a CDS encoding deoxyhypusine hydroxylase, yielding MSSVQVTPEQLSVLKATLLNTSGQTPLHERFRSLFMLKAVGGDEVVDIIAEGFKDPSPLLKHELAYVLGQLSNLRALPVLNAVLDNSDGQHCSMVRHEAAEALGALSQLESIPTLSKYLDDPSREVRETCEIAVKKIEFDNSPEGKARQLNPDFPTIDPAPSATPIGDVSIPSLRTDLLNTSLPLFERYRAMFALRDFGANSKEAVEALADGFGDGSALFRHEVAYIFGQLSSPYSIPSLLSRLRDPKEDDMVRHEAAEALGGIASDGVEGEDQSKLPTDQQLPEGGVLAVLREWAVKQDAPIVVRESCQVAIDMWEYENSTDQFNPLDSLTASASHDKVNSTGMERSAHAAVAAMSSASVSA